A segment of the Homoserinimonas aerilata genome:
GATCCGGCTCATAGCCCGTTCGCTCGATCAGGTTGTACCGGCTCTGCACCGCGATCAGCGGGGCGACGCCGAGCTGCGCCGCAATGACCCTCGCCTCGACGAGCCGGTTAGCCGAATGATCGGAGACGCCGAAATAGCGCACCTTGCCCGCCCGGATGAGTTCATCGACCGCCAGCAGCGTCTCGTCGAACGGCACGGCCTCATCATCGATGTGGAGCGAGAGCAGGTCGATGTACTCGGTGCCCAACCGCCGCAATGACGCCTCCACCGCCGAGGTCACGGCAGGGCCCGTCACCCCCGGAAACTCGGCGCCCTTGCCGACCTTCGTGCCTATGACCATGCGTGACCGCGCGCCCCTGTCGCGCATCCACTCGCCGATGATCTCCTCGCTCCGACCGTCGGAATAGCTGTCGGCCGTGTCGATGAGGTTGCCGCCGTGATCGGCGAAGACATCGAGCACCTCGCGGGAGGCCGCAGCATCGGCCGACAGACCGAACACATTGCCGCCGATCGCGAGTGGGAACACGGTGAGATCGGATGCCCCCAAGCGCCTGCCCCAGAACTCAAGGGTCTTGGGCGCATGCGACAGCAGAAGTGCGGTGCGCGGGATGACAGGGAACGGCACGGTCGCCGCAGGCTCAGCCGGGCGCTCAGAGAGCGTGACCGGTGCGGTGCCGACGGGCTCGATCTTCTCCACGAACTCTGCGACCTCGGGCTCTGCAACCTCGGCCACCACGCCCGGCAGTACTGTGGCCTCCGTCGGCGCGGACCCTGCATATGACTTCGTATCG
Coding sequences within it:
- a CDS encoding aldo/keto reductase; the encoded protein is MVDTKSYAGSAPTEATVLPGVVAEVAEPEVAEFVEKIEPVGTAPVTLSERPAEPAATVPFPVIPRTALLLSHAPKTLEFWGRRLGASDLTVFPLAIGGNVFGLSADAAASREVLDVFADHGGNLIDTADSYSDGRSEEIIGEWMRDRGARSRMVIGTKVGKGAEFPGVTGPAVTSAVEASLRRLGTEYIDLLSLHIDDEAVPFDETLLAVDELIRAGKVRYFGVSDHSANRLVEARVIAAQLGVAPLIAVQSRYNLIERTGYEPDLARVVAQQGLGFLPRFGLAGGFLAGKYRTRADLGGRARRKETAGHLTKRNLRVLSALDRVAEEQGASVATIAIAWLLTRPGVVAPVVSANSAEQVYELVAAARVQLSRHQALDLERASDL